Proteins encoded together in one Entomobacter blattae window:
- a CDS encoding N-formylglutamate amidohydrolase, translated as MPSPPVYSVFTPSRAFSTPLILCSGHSGRHYEDHLLAQTSLSLEMLRQSEDAFVDQILEPCPDLGCQLLMAHFPRIFCDPNREEWELDPDMFSSPLPAGCNTTTSRVQNGIGTFHRFAVGKHPLYREKLPLEEAYTRLKTYWRPYHQTLEALVEDCLHQHGVCVILDFHSMPQWPGHGPDFVLGTGYGTSCALSLVREIETFLLQKAYLTRRDFPYAGGYTTLHYGRPHRNIHTLQIEISRTLYMKTAPLQTIPAFQTLQADLMDLLSHFISYLQHSSPLPTSS; from the coding sequence ATGCCATCCCCCCCTGTTTATAGCGTTTTTACACCTTCCAGGGCTTTTTCTACCCCCCTCATTCTCTGCTCGGGGCATTCTGGCCGCCATTATGAAGACCACCTTCTTGCCCAAACCTCTCTAAGCCTCGAAATGTTACGGCAAAGTGAAGATGCTTTTGTGGACCAGATTCTAGAGCCATGCCCTGACCTGGGCTGTCAGCTCTTGATGGCCCACTTCCCCCGGATCTTTTGCGACCCCAACCGCGAGGAGTGGGAGCTTGACCCTGATATGTTTTCCTCCCCCCTGCCTGCCGGGTGTAATACGACCACCAGCCGCGTGCAAAATGGCATTGGCACCTTTCACCGCTTCGCCGTGGGGAAACACCCCCTCTATAGGGAGAAACTGCCCCTGGAAGAAGCCTATACAAGGCTAAAAACCTATTGGCGGCCTTATCACCAAACTCTGGAAGCCCTGGTTGAAGACTGCCTGCACCAGCATGGAGTATGTGTGATTCTGGATTTTCATTCCATGCCCCAATGGCCGGGCCACGGGCCAGATTTTGTGCTGGGCACGGGCTATGGCACATCATGCGCGCTTAGTCTGGTTAGGGAAATAGAAACCTTCCTGCTTCAAAAAGCCTACCTTACCCGCCGCGATTTTCCCTATGCTGGCGGATATACCACCCTGCATTACGGTCGTCCCCATCGGAATATCCATACACTTCAAATTGAAATCAGCCGCACACTTTATATGAAAACAGCCCCCTTACAGACCATTCCGGCTTTCCAGACACTTCAGGCTGACCTGATGGATTTACTGTCCCATTTTATAAGCTATCTCCAGCATTCTTCTCCCCTCCCCACATCCTCTTAG
- a CDS encoding tyrosine-type recombinase/integrase, whose amino-acid sequence MTSRTSSRLHGALASVGSRLRPGKPYSNPRGTLTLRPGGRNPQSHKTACKKAGIVNFRVHDWRHHWASHLVMSGCDLHTLMKLSEWTTPRIVQRYVSVRHNPLSNALERLK is encoded by the coding sequence GTGACTTCACGAACCAGCAGCAGATTACACGGGGCATTAGCCTCTGTGGGATCAAGGTTGCGCCCCGGAAAACCATATTCCAACCCTAGGGGCACTCTAACCCTAAGACCTGGGGGGAGGAATCCTCAATCCCATAAAACAGCCTGTAAGAAAGCAGGGATTGTTAATTTCAGGGTGCATGATTGGCGCCATCACTGGGCAAGTCATCTGGTAATGTCTGGCTGTGACCTACATACCCTCATGAAATTGAGTGAATGGACTACGCCAAGGATCGTTCAACGCTATGTTTCTGTTCGTCACAACCCTCTTTCTAATGCCCTAGAAAGATTAAAATGA
- a CDS encoding oxidoreductase, with the protein MTNFNIDIHKAGTFILGEKSINRMGYGAMQLTGPHVFGPPKDRNAAVSVLKKVISRGVNHIDTSDFYGPHIVNEIIREALHPYPDNLLIVTKVGVKRDNKGGWLPAQSAEDITKAIHDNLRNLGLQSLDVVNLRVMIDPTKPTEGPITPQIKTLVKLREEGLIKHIGLSNVTTRQVHEAQQYTAISCIQNHYNLIHREDDDLIDELNNNHIAYVPFFPLGGFSPIQSDSLTKIAKQINATAHQVALAWLLQRSPNILLIPGTSSLSHLEDNLAAASLELDKETLAQLNTLATQA; encoded by the coding sequence ATGACAAACTTCAATATAGACATACACAAGGCAGGCACATTTATTTTAGGAGAGAAAAGCATAAACCGTATGGGATATGGCGCTATGCAACTAACCGGCCCTCATGTATTTGGCCCTCCTAAAGACCGCAATGCTGCTGTATCCGTATTAAAAAAAGTCATCTCTCGTGGTGTGAATCATATTGATACCAGTGATTTTTATGGTCCGCATATCGTTAATGAAATCATTAGGGAAGCCTTGCATCCCTATCCTGATAATCTTCTCATCGTTACCAAAGTGGGCGTTAAACGTGATAATAAAGGCGGTTGGCTTCCTGCCCAAAGTGCAGAAGATATCACAAAGGCTATTCATGATAACCTTAGAAACCTTGGGTTACAGTCTTTAGATGTTGTAAATTTACGGGTTATGATTGATCCTACCAAACCCACAGAAGGCCCTATTACACCCCAAATTAAAACTCTAGTGAAGCTACGAGAAGAAGGTCTCATTAAGCATATCGGCCTCAGCAATGTTACGACCCGTCAGGTTCACGAAGCACAACAATACACAGCCATTTCTTGTATTCAGAATCACTATAATCTTATCCATAGAGAAGATGATGATCTCATTGATGAATTAAATAATAACCATATAGCCTATGTTCCGTTTTTCCCTTTAGGCGGCTTCTCTCCTATCCAGTCAGATTCATTAACAAAAATTGCCAAACAGATCAATGCTACGGCCCATCAAGTTGCCCTGGCCTGGCTATTACAACGTTCACCTAACATCCTCTTAATACCCGGCACATCATCGTTAAGCCACCTGGAGGATAATCTTGCAGCGGCTTCCTTAGAGCTGGATAAGGAAACCTTAGCTCAACTCAACACTTTAGCCACGCAGGCATAA